Below is a genomic region from Gillisia sp. Hel_I_86.
AATGCGTACAATATTGGCGTGATAAATGGAATTGTTAAGCAGTTCCCGGTGAAATCCCCGATGGATATTGAAGGCTTCTTTAATGCCAAGACACATAGTTTGGGGCAAAAATCGGTAACCTTGGATGATATCGAGAAGAAATTTTTATTGGGAAATTATCCAGACGAAGCTAGATTTCATTTTGTCCTTATATGTGCCGCAAAAGGATGTCCTCCAATAATTGCTGAAGCCTATAGGCCAGAAACATTGGAAAAGCAATTGCAGCAGCAAACTGTTAAAACAATGAATTCTTCTGACTTTATAAAAGTGCAAAAGGACAAGGTGTTGTTTTCGGAATTGATGAAATGGTACGAGCAAGATTTTACTAAAGGGAATGGAAGTTTGATAGATTATGTAAACAAATACAGGAAAACAGCCATACCCGCAGGTTTGAAAATCGAATTTTATAATTATAACTGGGAATTGAATTCTTTTTGAACAACTTTTGGATATCTGTAAAGTCTCATAAAAGCATAAATAACGTTATTCTGAGACCCGTGAATTTTTTTTTATCTAGCGTAGGAAATTGACTTGGTTAAAAATTACCTCAAATGTAGCCTGTTGAAGGATCTTAGAGTAGATACCTCCTAGGTCGTGAAGACAATAAAAAAGGGATTGTCATTCTGAAGGAAACGTAGTGGACTGAAGAATCTCAATAAAACAGAAACAATGTAACCAGAGATCCCTGCTAACGTCGGGATGACAAAGTATTCAAAATACGTAAATAGTAACTCGTTTCAGAATCTCATAGCACCAAGAATCAATGTAGACTGAGACCCTGGAATAAATCACCAGTGACGGATTCGTAAAATATATCAATTTCCTATGCCATATATTTTTATTAAAAGTTTTAGGATGACCAACAATATACAGAATCATGGGCCACGAATGCACGAATTATTGGTTTTAGAAATCCTGGAAAATTATTCGTGAATTCGTGGCAATAACCAGAGAACCAATAAAACGCCGAACAATGCTGAACTGGTCTCAAAACCTTAAAAACCTGGAAATAAATTACCTTTAATAGAATTTTAAACACGTCAATTTCCTACGCTCAGGGTGACAATACAGCTATAGGATAAAAACGTAAATTCAAGAAAACTTTTAAGACCCATGCCGCAAAACTTTTCTTTTCTAATTCTCTTATTGTACGTGGTTACTTCCTGTCAAGGTCAAAAAGCGCAGGAAAAAATAAACGGAATAAGTTTAGTGGCTTCCCGAGAACCAATTTCAGCTTCCCACATTAAACCCATTTTAGATGTAAATGCCAATGCGGTGGCAGTAATGCCATTTGGATTTATGGAAAGCCTTGCCAGTCCAGATCTTAAGTTCAATACAGATCGTCAATGGCAAGGCGAACGTTTGGAAGGCGTGAGGGAAACTACACAATTACTGCATTCTCAGGGCTTAAAAGTGATGATAAAACCACAAATCTGGATTTGGAAAGGGGAATTTACCGGGAATATAAAAATGGCTTCTGAAGAAGATTGGAAGAAATTCGAATCCAACTATGAAGAATTTATAATGCTGTACGCGAAAATGGCTGCTGAAGAAAATGCAGCACTATTTTGCCTGGGCACAGAATTGTATGGATTCGCAAATGAGAGAAGGGAATTCTGGGAGCAACTAATCACCAAAGTTAGAAAGATCTATAAAGGGAAACTCACCTATGCCGAAAATTGGGACAAGGTTGAAAAAGTTAAGTTTTGGACCCAATTGGACTTTATTGGTGTTGACGCCTATTTCCCATTAAGTGAAGGAAAATCCCCAAATATTGAAGAATTAAGGGCTTCCTGGAAACCTCATAAAACTCGATTAAGAGCGCTGTCCAATAAATATGATAGAAAGGTCTTGTTTACTGAATATGGCTATAGAAACACCGATTATGCCACTAAGCAGCCTTGGGATTCCTCAAGAAAAGAAACTTCTTTGAATTACGATCTACAATCGAATGCCTTGATGGCGCTATACCGGGAATTCTGGAGGGAAGAGTGGTTCTCTGGAGGGTTTTTGTGGAAATGGTTCCATAAGCATGAACAGGCAGGAGGAATGGAAAACAATCAATTTACACCACAGAATAAACCGGCTCTAAAAGTGGTAAAAGGTTTTTATGGAGAAACGATCAGGGATTGATCCTGCGCTTATAATATTGGTGCAGTTCTTCAGGCGAAGCCCCCATTGATCTTTTTAAATAAATAGAGGAAAAGCAAAATTGCAATTTCCAAACCCCTACTTCTTCGTATTTTCTCGCGGAAGTGGTAATGAACTTTGGAATTACTTTAAATTCCTTTTGTTTATAGAGTCTGCCAATAAATTCATTGTCCTCGTAAACCACATATGTTTCATTATAACCACCCAGCTCCTCAAATAAGTTTTTCGTGATAAATAAGGATTGGTCTCCACCCCTGCAAGCTTTATGATTGAATTTCGTGAACCAGCCCATTAAATTGAGCCACCAGTGATCCATATCAAACTTCATTTGAAAACAGCCGGCTTTATTACCAGCATTTATTTCGTTCAGAATTAATTGATCAAAATTGGGTGGAGGGAAACTATCTGCATGTAAAAAATAAAGAACCTCAAATCTTGCATTTTTCGCCCCTGTGTTTATTTGTATTGCCCTTCCTTTTTCAGAAGACTTTTGTTCGTTTAAACCCCAATTATAGTCCTTGTAAGCAACTGCTATTTTTTACATTAGAATATGTATTGATGTAACCTAAGAGAGTTTTACCGTCTTCAGTAAAGTCTTTTTTACCCCAGTCGAAAATAGTCACGATATCTTTGGTCCAATTTGCGTCGATATCTTTTATGCTTTTTGTGGGATAATTGGTTAAAATGAGCGCTACCGTATACGCATTATAAATATTGAAATAATAAGCCAACTGTTCTTGAACAGACCAGTCTTTTGTTGGTTTCATTACTGAAAGTTTGGAGAGATGAGCATTCCATTGCTCCCTATCTTGCATAAAACCTTTATAATCTACAAGACCCACATTGGAAACGTGTTTTTTAAGCAAGCTGTTCCATTCGCTGTGATCTACATTTACTTCAGAATTTGCTATTGTAGAAGCTAATTCTTTTGGAGCTTCGTTAGCTGGCAAACCTTTGCTCGAAAACCCTGCCGAAGAAATTAAATTACAACTGCTTAAAAACAATGCAGCAAGTATTGCTACATATAAAGGTTGTTTTTTCATAAAGTCTTGTATATTAAACCGATTGTTCGTTTCTGTACTAGTTATTACTTTCAACTACCAAACTTCAAGTTTTTTGTCATGCTGAACTCGTTTCAGCATCCCATGAAATCAGGATTAGACCCTGAAACAAGTTACCATTGACGGATTTTTATTTATTTGTGAATCCAAGACCCTGAAACCAGTTCAGGGTGACGATGCGGAACTGTCGTCATGCTGAACTTGTTTCAGCATCCCATCAGCTTATATAAAAATACGTCCGTTTCCTACGCTATATATTTTTTTTATTACGGGTCTCAGGGTGACGAGATGACCAATGTTGTTTTTATTCAGGCATTTCGATAAGCTTAGTATAACAAGAATAATAAAATGTCATTCCACCTTGAAAGCTTTCGGGAAGAGGAATATATTTAAAACCAAAGATTCTTCACTCCAATTCATTGTGTTCAGAATGATAATTAATAGAGTGATGTCAGCCCGACGTCTGGAGGGATCTCCGGTAAGGATAATTATATTCCATAGAGATTCTTCAATCCACTTCGTTCCTTTCAGAATAACAAAAAAAGGATGGCAAACTATTCTAACAACATCCGCCCCCATCATAGTGGAAGGTGGACTCGCTAAAGTAAATGTCTTTTCTCCCCAGCTCTTGTAACTGGGCAGCGGTTTTATCGCAAATTGCCAAAGGCTGGTTTTTAAGCAAGACATGCCCCTTTTTATCATCAAAAAAAGGTTGATCCCCATAATAGATCGCGGCTTTTCCGGTAAAAATACATGGCCCGTCTTCCGGCATGGGATCTTTAATGGCTGCAACTTCAATGGATTCTATATAGATCAATTCTTCTGTTGGATAATTTTTGGGATCTAAAATCCTGTATGGTTTACGAGCCCTAATTTCTATGGTTCCAAAACCAGCATCGGTAAGTGCTTTTACATATTCGGCAATTGGTAAGCTTCCGCTTAAACATAAGGCCCTCAACCTGTCGTCGTTTCTTAATTCCTCGTTCATCGGTTGCTCGCAGGTAGGGTCGCTCATTACCAATTTCCCATGTGGCTTCAATACCCGGTACATTTCCTCAATAGCGTTTTTAAGATCTTCAGCCTTAAAAATATTGAACAAACAGTTTTGCGCCGCAACATCCACCGTATTGTCTTCCACAGGTAAATTAAGGGCATCTCCTTTTTTAAGCGTTACAAATTCACTTTTAAACCAAGGGTTAACAGCTTCGGCTTCTATAAAGTTTTTGCGGGAAGCTTCCAACATTTCATCTACCATATCGATCCCAATAACTCCGCCTTTTTCACGGTTGAAATATGCGAATTGAAGCAGTTCCATCCCGCCGCCAACACCTACATAAAGCATTTTTGGATTGTTGGAAAGATCCCTGGCGTGCACGGTACTGCCACAGCCATAGTTCATCTCCTGCATGATCTTGGGAATTTTAAGACCGGGCAATTCCCAAATTGGATTGGTCGTGCAGCACAACCCAACATCCGGGGTTAGGGCTGCATCTTTATAAACATCGTAGGTAGTATCGAGATAACTCATTTTTCTTTTTATTAGGGTGGCTCTATGTGCTAAGTAGAACTAAACGTAAAATAATTACAACACTTAGATAATTTTAATCAATTCTTTGAACAACAAGATCATATCTGGTTCTGCTTTTTCGGCCATTGCGATGATCTCACTTATATCTACGGGCTTTAGGTCGTCCGGGTTTCCTTCATCTGTAATTACTGAAATAGCGGATACTGGAAGGTTTAAATGCTTTGCCACAATTACTTCTGGTATCGTGCTCATTCCCACGGCATCGGCTCCAATTATCCTTAGGTAACGGTATTCTGCCCTGGTTTCCAGTTGTGGACCAAGCACTGAAGCATACACGCCTTTATTCAATTTAATGGAATGCTCTTTCGCAATTTTTTCCAATGCCGAGTTCATTTCAAGGTCATAGGGATCACACATATCTATAAAACGTTCCCCTAGTTTTTCTACGCCTTTAAATGCCAACGGAGAGCCACCCAGCAAATTAATATGATCCACTATCAACATAAGTTCTCCATTTTTAAAGTCGAGGTTTGTAGCGCCTGCCGCATTGGAAACCAATAATTTTCGGATCCCTAGTTCTTTCATGACCCTTACCGGATATGTTACCTCTTCTGGGGCATAGCCTTCATATAGGTGAAACCGGCCTTGCATTACAATTACCTTCTTCCCTTCCAAGTTTCCGAAGATCAATTTTCCTTTATGGAATTCTACGGTGGCGGTTGGAAAATGAGGGATCTCATTGTAGCTAACTTCAGCCAAAACCTCTATCTCACTAGGGAAGTTACTTAATCCGGTTCCTAAAATCACCCCTATTTCGGGAGCATTAAAACCTTTGTCTTTTAAATAATTTGAAGTTTCTTGTATTTTATTTATCATATTCTATAGAAAAAATTGTTGAAAAGCTTTGTGTTCTTTGATGTCGCTATAATAGTCCACATCATTTTTTACCTCTAAAATAGCTATATTTTCTCGATCTATATCTTGTAGCGTAGCTTTTAATACGCTTTGGGTTCCCCATTCCTTATTTGCAAATATAGCAGGCTCCAATTTACGCATTCCCAATAAATAATAACCACCATCTTCTGCCGGTCCTATCACAAAATCTTTAGCATCCAGTTCTTTAAATGCATCCATTAATTCTTTGGAATTGATATCGTACATGTCGCTTCCAATAATTATAATATTGGAATAGCCATTTTTAAACCCTTCGATAAATGCATTTTTCATTCTATCTCCAAGATCTTCTCCTACTTGTTGCTTTTTTTGGTATATGGAGGCATCCCAAATATCGTTTTCACGGATTGTTTCTGAATAATGAACTTCCTTGGTAATTGGCAGCGATGAAGTAACTGCAACCGTATGATCCAATAGGAATTTATAAATATCCAATGCGGTTTGATCTCCAAGATCTTTGGCCAGTCTGGTTTTAACTTTGCCCAGCTCAGGATTTCGGGTAAAAATGAGAAGTAAATTTCTTGGTTTCAATTTTATAAAATTTTAAAGAATTAATGTAGAGCCGCTTTCTTGAAATATAGTTGTTTCGTCACCCTGAGACCTGTGATAAAAAAAATTATCTAGCGTAGGGAATTGACGTCCTTTTCATATAAGCTTATGAGATGCTGAAACAAGTTCAGCATGACGACAATTCCGCATCGTCACCCTGAACTGGTTTCAGGGTCTTGGATTCACAAATAAATAAAAATCCGTCAATGGTAGTTTATTTCAGGGTCTAATTTGTTGTATTGGTTATTAGTGTTGAGAGATTCTGAAACAAGTTCAGAATGACGTTCTTTATCATTTGTAAACCTTTTCGCCTTTGGTTAAATATTTTGACCAATGCTTCGAAAAAGCATGGACCTTTTGGGTTTCTTTATTGGAAGCATCGTATACGCTATAGCCTTTGTTCTTCCATTCAAAAATTCCGCCGTAGAGATTCTGTATGTTGGTGTATCCTGCGTGCTTCAGTTTTTCTGAAATATTCCCGGAGCGTATCCCCAAAGAGCAATACACCACTATTGCAGCGTTTTTATCCTTGATTTTTGAAGTAACATTAGCTACCGAAAAATTATGGTATCCCACAAAAATGGAATTTTTAAGGTGGCTCACTTCAAACTCTTCCATTTCCCGGGAATCCAAAATATAAACTTCTTCATTTTCACTTTGCATTTTTAATCCTTCCACAGAAATATAAGGAATACTGTGGGAGTTATATTTAGATAATAATTTATCCAAAGGTTCTTGGGCCACAAGGGAGCTTAGGTTAAAAAGAAAAAATAGTAAAAAAGTGTGCTTTAGGCTCATTTAACTTGAGATTATGCTACTGTTCCTTGGCAACTACTTCCCGCACCTGCCGTACAACCATAACAATGTTGGGAAACAATGATTTTTCTATCATTTAACAGGTCTTCATTATAGTTGCTAATATGTTGAACTTTACTCGCGACTTTTAGATCCAGCATCTGGTTGAAATCACAATCGTACAACCATCCATCCCAACTAATGGAAATGGTATTGGTGCACATTACGTTTTCCACAGCGGTAGGATTGTAGGCTTCAACAAGGGCATACATATAATCTTCATAATTTTCTGAAGCAATTAGATATTCCAAGAACCTGCTTATAGGAAGGTTTGTAATTGCAAATAAACTATTGAAATCTATATTAAAATCCTCTTTTAACGCCACTTTAAAATCTTGCTCCAAGGCTTGTTGATTTGTGGGAAGAAAAGCACCTGATGGGTTGTAGACCAAGTCCAACTTTAAGCCGGTCCCTTCTTGAGCATATCCAACAGCGTTAAGCATTTGCAGTGCTTTAATGGATTTATCGAAAACACCATTACCCCGTTGTTTATCTGTTTTTTCCCTTTTATAAAAAGGAAGGGAAGACGCAACATGGATTCTATGTTTTTTGAAAAATTCTGGGAGATCATGATATTTCTTGTTCGCTAAAATAATGGTAAGGTTGGAGCGCACAATAAAATCCTTGATCCCGGCTTTTGACGCTTCTTCTACGAACCAACGAAAATTCGGGTTCATCTCTGGAGCTCCACCTGTAAGATCTAAAGTGTGGGCGCCGGTATTTCTAATTACTTCAAGGCATTGTTCCATGGTTTCCATGGTCATGATCTCTTTACGATCGGGGCCTGCATCTACATGGCAGTGGGAACATACTTGATTGCACATATACCCTAAATTCAATTGGAGAATTTCGAGTTTTTTAGGTTTTAAGGGGAAATGATCTGTTTCGGCGATTTTATCTTTAAACAAGGGTAATTTCCCCTTTTTGAAGATCCCATTGCTCAAAAATTCCAATTGGTTGGCGGGGCTCGAAAGATCGTCTTTTCTTGCTGCCAATGATTTTAATAAAGCCATATGTTTTTTTAATCCCTCATTGAGGGTTTAATTCCCGAGGCTTGCCTCGAATTTTTAAAAATATTTTCCAATATATACCTCGTGGGCTTGCCCCGAGGTTCTTGATTTCAGTATTATAAAAAAGTAAACTGGTAAAATTAATTAATATGCTGTACGCTCAGCATATTACATGCTTAGTTTATCATATTTATTCATCATTTGCACTCCGTGCACTAGGGTAGCACCACTTTTAATTGCAGCCCCAACGTGTACAGCTTCCATCATTTCTTCTTTATCTATCCCTTTTTGCAGTCCATCCTTGGTGTATGCATCTATACAATAAGGACATTGTACCACATGGGAAACTGCCAATGCGATTAGAGACTTTTCACGTGCGGAAAGCGCGCCTTCTTCAAAAACTTTTCCATAATAATCGAAAAATTTGGAGCCCAATTCTTCGTTCCATTCGGTAATATTTCCAAATTTTCTTAAATCGGCGGGGTCATAATAGGTTTTAGACATAATTATCTTTTATAGCATGTTTCTTTTATCGTAAAATCTACGAAATACTTACGTGTTTAAAGCAATTTTGGTTTTAAGGAAATGGGATTGGGATTTTATGGCTGCCCTAATCATTATAATTAATCGTGAAATAACCGTTATGGCAATTTTTAAACTGAATTAATTTGAAGCCTCTGTTTGTCCAATCATTTATAAAAGGGATTTCGCTTAAAACTTGCGCAACAAGATATCTAAAAAAATAGAGTATAAAAATATTTGGGAAAATAAGATTGCGAACCCATTAGGGCTGGTAATAAACATCGAATGGCGGGAAAAGATTTAGTTATTTTTACGAATAAAGAAAATTGTAAGAAAAACCACAAGCAAAATTTCCATAGCCAATAAAATAAGTATAACATCCATAGCAGCAATTTTAACTTAAAAGTTTCGCGGGGAGCTAAATAGAATCTTTTAGAGAAAACAAATTTGATGATATTTTGGCAAAAATAGTACCGTTATTAAAGAAATCCTTAACACGAATACGACGATTCTTAACTAAAATTAACAACTTAGTGTTTTAGACTAATAATTATTTCAATAACGTTATACGCATTTATGTTGCGGTTATTTACTATTATGATTGTATTATCTGTTTGGTTAACTTATTTTTGGTAGTGTTTTAAAGACTTGATTTCCCGGCAGGAAAGTTAAAGTTTATGTAAAACTAGTTTTGAAGCTTATAACAGAAATTTTGTTTATGAAAATTGCAGTTAAGACATTGCCCGTTAATGAAATTATTCAGGATATTTCAGAATATTTAAACGTACCTCTTGATAATGATGGCGGAGAACAAATATTAAAAATCCCAAATGAATTGGGGGAAGGAACTATAAATGCTTCGAATTTTGATTCTGGGATTGGGGTGATCTCCTATAATTGCAAATTTTATGAGGATGTGGAAATTCATTTTACTTTAAATAGTATTCATCCTTTAAAATTCATTTTTTGTTCTGAAGGATCTGTTTCACACTCTTTTCAGGATTCTGAAGAAATGAATAAAATTGAAGCTTATCAAAATATTGTAGTTTCCAGTAGTGGTTATAATGGCCATGTACTATACTTTAAAGCAAATGTGCAAACCCATGTTTCTAGCTTGGAAATAATTCGCGCTACTTTTTCTCACAGATCAAACTATAATTTTCAGGACCTGGACGATACTTTAAAGGCCCTTTTTAAAGATGAGGTTTCTAAAAATCAATTTTTCTACCAAGGGAATTATAGCATGAAGGCAGCCGATTTAATGGATGAAATGAACAATAAGGAGCACACAGGATTTTTAAGGTCCCTTTTCTTAGAAGGCAAGTCCTTCCAGATGCTGGTGGTTCAAATTGCGCAATATCAAGATGATGAGGCTGAAGACAAACTGCCTAAAATATTAAGAAAATCCGATATTCAAAAGGTAGATTATGTTGCCAAAAGAATTGCAGGGGATTTAAGCAGTAATTTAACGGTGGAGAATTTGGCTAAGGAAGCGGGTACCAATGTTAACAAACTTCAAGAAGGTTTTAAGTATGTGTACGAGCTAACCGTGAATAAATATATTCAAAATATTAAGTTGGAAGCAGCTAAAGACATGTTGATGAATTCTGACAAAAATATTTCAGAGATTGTGCTTGCCATTGGGTTAAATAATAGAAGTTATTTTTCTAAGATCTTTAAAGAAAAGTATGGAGTAAACCCTAAATATTTCTTGAAATCCTTAAAAAGTGATGCCTAAATAGGCCAGGTTGGGAAGGCACATGTCTATTAATCAATTATAATTAACATTTTTACACTTAAATTATATATATTTAATATATAATTAACAATTATATGCCCAAATCATATATTTAAAAATAAATAAACTTCAACCTATATCTCCCCCAAAATGAGCCGTAAAAAAGGTTCTAAATTACCCAAAAACCCTCTTTTTTCACGTCCAATTTGGGCAGGAATATTTTCGTTTGTATTTCTTTTTTTAGTGGGATCCTATCTGCTTTATCAGAGATATCAAATCATTAAAGAGACCGAAGAACGGGGGATGGTAAATGTAATCAACCTTTTAGAGCAGAACCTCAATAGTTCATTAAAGGATAGTTATTCTGTTGCCCTAAGTATGGGCCTATTAATAGATGATAAAGGCAATATCACAAATTTTGAAGAAAACGTTCCGCTTTTATTGGAACAACATCCCGTAATAGATGCCGTACAATTAGTTCCTGGCGGTGTAATACAAAAAGTATATCCTTATAAAAGGAACAAGGCGGTTTTAGGCTATGATATTTTACAGGATCCTAAAACACGGAATGAGGCGCTTAAGGCGATAGAGGCTAGAAAAATGTATTTTGCTGGTCCTTTAGATTTAAAACAAGGGGGTACTGCGGTTATTGGTCGACTTCCGGTTTTTAAAAATAGTAAATTTTGGGGTTTTTCTGCGGTAATTATAAAACTTGAAAGTTTATTGGAACAAGCTCAACTGGAAAAGCTGGCGGGGGATAAATACTTGTTTCAATTCTCCAAAATTGATCCTGAAACCAAAAAAGAACAATTTTTCCTTAAGAACGATCTGGATATAGAATATAACATTGCAGAAACCATTGTTCTACCAGATGGGGATTGGAAATTTTATATAGCACTCAATAATCCTAAAGAAGCATTTTATGAGTTGATCCCACTTACTTTTTTTATACTTCTAATTGCAACTTGGTTAAGTTGGATGGTTGTTCTTTTATTTAAACAACCTGCCAGACTTCAAGCTTTGGTAAATTCTCAGGCCAGCGAATTGGCTACGAGCGAATTAAAATTCCGAAGTATTTTCAGCCAAGCCGCCATTGGGATGGTGCGCGTGGAAACAGCCACTGGCAAATTTTTGGAAACCAATAAGCGATTTGAAGAACTTTCGGGCTATACCCATGCAGAATTGAGGAACATGAATTTTAAAGATATTTCAGATCCCTCTGAAATTGATGAAAATATTTCTTTAATGCAACAGCTTCTAAATGGGAAGCTTCGTGAGTATAGTTTGAAAAAACGTTTAATTCAGAAAAACGGAAATTTTTTGTGGATCAACCTTTCTGTTTCCCCATTGTGGAAAAAAGGATCTACAACTACTGCCCATATTGCGCTTATTGAAGATATTACAGAAACGGTTTTAGCACAGGAAGAACTCACGCACAAAGAAAAAAGATATCGTGCACTTGTAGAAAATGGAGCAGAAGTGTTGACCATTTTTTCTAAAGAAGGAAAGGCGATTTATACTTCTCCATCCAGTGAAAAGCTTTCGGGGTATTCTGAAGCTGAAATTAAATCCCTTAATTTAGGATCATTGGTTCACCCGGAAGATTTTAAGGTTTTTCAGCAACAAATACATACAGCTATTCAAAATCCCAAGCAGCCTATTGTGGGCAATCCGGTAAGGTTGATCAATAAGATGGGGGAATGGCGCTGGGCCGAATCTACCATAACAAGTTTATTGGAGGATCCCAACATTAATGGAATTGTGGGAAACTTTAGGGATGTGAGCGAGAAAAAAGAGGCGGAGATCAATTTAAATAAATCCTATCAAATGGTAATGGAACAAAATAGGAGGCTCTTGAATTTTTCCTACATAGTGTCCCACAATTTAAGGTCGCACTCCAGCAATATTCAGGCAATTTTAAGCCTATATAACACTACAGATATTGAAGACGAAAAGAGCAATTATATAGAGTTGCTTTCTAAAGTTGGAAATGCATTGAACCTAACTTTGGATGATCTTAATGAAGTGGTTTCCATAGGGACAAATTTGGATTTAAAAGTGGAACCTTTAAATGTCAATGTCTTTTTAGATAAAACGATAGAATTGTTGGAAGTACAGATTAACAGGAAAGCTGCTATTATTAGAAGGGATGTCCCAGATGAAATGGTGATAGATTTTAATCCCGCATATTTAGAAAGTGTGCTCTTGAACTTTCTTACCAATGCACTTAGGTTTAGAGAACCTGAAAGAAAATTGGAAATATCAATTAAAGGAACACGAGAAAATGGGGCATGGATCCTCTTTGTCAAGGATAATGGGATAGGTATAGATATGGAGTGCCATGGAGATAAGCTTTTTGGGCTGTACAAAACTTTTACAACTGCTCCCAACTCTCGCGGAATAGGTTTG
It encodes:
- the arsS gene encoding arsenosugar biosynthesis radical SAM (seleno)protein ArsS (Some members of this family are selenoproteins.), whose translation is MALLKSLAARKDDLSSPANQLEFLSNGIFKKGKLPLFKDKIAETDHFPLKPKKLEILQLNLGYMCNQVCSHCHVDAGPDRKEIMTMETMEQCLEVIRNTGAHTLDLTGGAPEMNPNFRWFVEEASKAGIKDFIVRSNLTIILANKKYHDLPEFFKKHRIHVASSLPFYKREKTDKQRGNGVFDKSIKALQMLNAVGYAQEGTGLKLDLVYNPSGAFLPTNQQALEQDFKVALKEDFNIDFNSLFAITNLPISRFLEYLIASENYEDYMYALVEAYNPTAVENVMCTNTISISWDGWLYDCDFNQMLDLKVASKVQHISNYNEDLLNDRKIIVSQHCYGCTAGAGSSCQGTVA
- a CDS encoding DUF547 domain-containing protein translates to MKYLFFLTLLISNFSFAQEPSKFFDASDAFFKQYVSNGRVKYAEIKQNPNSLYELLSQAKRVKVSTEDPDVYKAFWINAYNIGVINGIVKQFPVKSPMDIEGFFNAKTHSLGQKSVTLDDIEKKFLLGNYPDEARFHFVLICAAKGCPPIIAEAYRPETLEKQLQQQTVKTMNSSDFIKVQKDKVLFSELMKWYEQDFTKGNGSLIDYVNKYRKTAIPAGLKIEFYNYNWELNSF
- a CDS encoding helix-turn-helix domain-containing protein: MKIAVKTLPVNEIIQDISEYLNVPLDNDGGEQILKIPNELGEGTINASNFDSGIGVISYNCKFYEDVEIHFTLNSIHPLKFIFCSEGSVSHSFQDSEEMNKIEAYQNIVVSSSGYNGHVLYFKANVQTHVSSLEIIRATFSHRSNYNFQDLDDTLKALFKDEVSKNQFFYQGNYSMKAADLMDEMNNKEHTGFLRSLFLEGKSFQMLVVQIAQYQDDEAEDKLPKILRKSDIQKVDYVAKRIAGDLSSNLTVENLAKEAGTNVNKLQEGFKYVYELTVNKYIQNIKLEAAKDMLMNSDKNISEIVLAIGLNNRSYFSKIFKEKYGVNPKYFLKSLKSDA
- the arsM gene encoding arsenosugar biosynthesis arsenite methyltransferase ArsM; this encodes MSYLDTTYDVYKDAALTPDVGLCCTTNPIWELPGLKIPKIMQEMNYGCGSTVHARDLSNNPKMLYVGVGGGMELLQFAYFNREKGGVIGIDMVDEMLEASRKNFIEAEAVNPWFKSEFVTLKKGDALNLPVEDNTVDVAAQNCLFNIFKAEDLKNAIEEMYRVLKPHGKLVMSDPTCEQPMNEELRNDDRLRALCLSGSLPIAEYVKALTDAGFGTIEIRARKPYRILDPKNYPTEELIYIESIEVAAIKDPMPEDGPCIFTGKAAIYYGDQPFFDDKKGHVLLKNQPLAICDKTAAQLQELGRKDIYFSESTFHYDGGGCC
- a CDS encoding DUF547 domain-containing protein — encoded protein: MKKQPLYVAILAALFLSSCNLISSAGFSSKGLPANEAPKELASTIANSEVNVDHSEWNSLLKKHVSNVGLVDYKGFMQDREQWNAHLSKLSVMKPTKDWSVQEQLAYYFNIYNAYTVALILTNYPTKSIKDIDANWTKDIVTIFDWGKKDFTEDGKTLLGYINTYSNVKNSSCLQGL
- a CDS encoding purine-nucleoside phosphorylase translates to MINKIQETSNYLKDKGFNAPEIGVILGTGLSNFPSEIEVLAEVSYNEIPHFPTATVEFHKGKLIFGNLEGKKVIVMQGRFHLYEGYAPEEVTYPVRVMKELGIRKLLVSNAAGATNLDFKNGELMLIVDHINLLGGSPLAFKGVEKLGERFIDMCDPYDLEMNSALEKIAKEHSIKLNKGVYASVLGPQLETRAEYRYLRIIGADAVGMSTIPEVIVAKHLNLPVSAISVITDEGNPDDLKPVDISEIIAMAEKAEPDMILLFKELIKII
- a CDS encoding arsenosugar biosynthesis-associated peroxidase-like protein; this encodes MSKTYYDPADLRKFGNITEWNEELGSKFFDYYGKVFEEGALSAREKSLIALAVSHVVQCPYCIDAYTKDGLQKGIDKEEMMEAVHVGAAIKSGATLVHGVQMMNKYDKLSM
- a CDS encoding glycoside hydrolase family 113, producing MPQNFSFLILLLYVVTSCQGQKAQEKINGISLVASREPISASHIKPILDVNANAVAVMPFGFMESLASPDLKFNTDRQWQGERLEGVRETTQLLHSQGLKVMIKPQIWIWKGEFTGNIKMASEEDWKKFESNYEEFIMLYAKMAAEENAALFCLGTELYGFANERREFWEQLITKVRKIYKGKLTYAENWDKVEKVKFWTQLDFIGVDAYFPLSEGKSPNIEELRASWKPHKTRLRALSNKYDRKVLFTEYGYRNTDYATKQPWDSSRKETSLNYDLQSNALMALYREFWREEWFSGGFLWKWFHKHEQAGGMENNQFTPQNKPALKVVKGFYGETIRD
- a CDS encoding rhodanese-like domain-containing protein encodes the protein MSLKHTFLLFFLFNLSSLVAQEPLDKLLSKYNSHSIPYISVEGLKMQSENEEVYILDSREMEEFEVSHLKNSIFVGYHNFSVANVTSKIKDKNAAIVVYCSLGIRSGNISEKLKHAGYTNIQNLYGGIFEWKNKGYSVYDASNKETQKVHAFSKHWSKYLTKGEKVYK
- a CDS encoding TIGR04282 family arsenosugar biosynthesis glycosyltransferase codes for the protein MKPRNLLLIFTRNPELGKVKTRLAKDLGDQTALDIYKFLLDHTVAVTSSLPITKEVHYSETIRENDIWDASIYQKKQQVGEDLGDRMKNAFIEGFKNGYSNIIIIGSDMYDINSKELMDAFKELDAKDFVIGPAEDGGYYLLGMRKLEPAIFANKEWGTQSVLKATLQDIDRENIAILEVKNDVDYYSDIKEHKAFQQFFL